The Candidatus Methylomirabilota bacterium genomic interval GGCCAGCCGAATTCGGCTTCAAGCAGGGTCGTTGCGTCGGCGTCGGTCACAATCGGCCTGAGATCACCCATCTGCTCGTCCAATCACGCGGTGCTCGGAGCCCGGTAGAAGCCTAGGTCAAAGGAGCCGACTCCCCCTTCCCGAGTCATTTCGAGTAATCATGCCCGGCTGGGGCGCCACCGCGGCATGAAAAGGCGATGCCGTATCCTGCGGACGGCGGCGAGGGCCAGGTGGCCGGGCACGCTTGGTGCTGCGAGCCCGCTTTCGAGTATGGCCCGAGGGTGCCCGAGGCACCACCGACTGTTGCTCCCGACGGGGAAGCACGCACAGCAGACGCTGCGCGGTGGCGCCCTCCCCTCGTCGCGCTCGCGCGGGAGGACCAGAGATGGACGTGCTCTACGAGCGGTGCTGCGGCCTCGACCTCCACAAGCGCTCGGTCACCGCCTGCGTCCTGATGCCGGGCGCGGGCGGGCGGGCGACCAAGGAGGTGCGCAGCTTCGCGACGATGACCGACGGGCTCTTGGCGTTGGGGGATTGGCTGGCGGCGGCCGGGGTCACCCACGTCGCGATGGAGAGCACCGGGGTGTACTGGAAGCCGATCTGGAACCTCTTCGAGGAGCGCTTCACGCTGCTGTTGGTCAACGCCGCCCACGTCAAGGTGGTGCCGGGCCGCAAACGGGACGTGGGCGACGCCGAGTGGCTGGCCGACCTGCTGCGCCACGGCCTGCTGCGCGGCAGCTTCGTCCCCGACCGCGCCGCGCGGGAACTGCGGGAGCTGACCCGCTACCGCAGCGCCCTGGTGCGGGAGCGGACCGCCGAGGTCAACCGCCTGCAGAAGACGCTGGAGGGGGCCAACCTCAAGCTGGCCAGCGTCGTCAGCGACGTGACCGGGGTCTCGGCGCGGGCGATGCTGGCCGAGCTGGTGGCCGGGCAGGAGGACGCCGCCGTCCTGGCCGACCTGGCGGTGGGGCAACTGCGCAAGAAGCTGCCGGACCTGGAGCGGGCCTTGACCGGGCGGATGAGCGCCCACCAGCGGTTCATGCTGGCCCAGCACCTGGCCCGCATCGACGGCCTCGACGAGCAGATCGCGGTCGTGGGCGCCGAGATCGCGGACCGCCTGCGCCCTTTTGAGCCGGCCCTGGCGCTGCTGGACTCGATCCCGGGGATCGGCCGCTGGTCGGCGGAGGTGATCGTGGCCGAGATCGGCACCGACATGGGCCGCTTCCCGACGGCGGGGCACCTGGCCAGTTGGGCGGGGGTGTGCCCGGGCCACCACGAGAGCGCCGGCAAACGCCGCTCGGGTAAGA includes:
- a CDS encoding IS110 family transposase, which gives rise to MDVLYERCCGLDLHKRSVTACVLMPGAGGRATKEVRSFATMTDGLLALGDWLAAAGVTHVAMESTGVYWKPIWNLFEERFTLLLVNAAHVKVVPGRKRDVGDAEWLADLLRHGLLRGSFVPDRAARELRELTRYRSALVRERTAEVNRLQKTLEGANLKLASVVSDVTGVSARAMLAELVAGQEDAAVLADLAVGQLRKKLPDLERALTGRMSAHQRFMLAQHLARIDGLDEQIAVVGAEIADRLRPFEPALALLDSIPGIGRWSAEVIVAEIGTDMGRFPTAGHLASWAGVCPGHHESAGKRRSGKTRKGSPWLRVTLTEAAYAAGRSKDTVLSARYHRLIGRRGKKKAAVAVGRTILELCHLLLSTGQFYDDQQARARLARHPITEEDRLVRRLEQLGHRVTLEPAA